From one Cynocephalus volans isolate mCynVol1 chromosome X, mCynVol1.pri, whole genome shotgun sequence genomic stretch:
- the FAM156A gene encoding LOW QUALITY PROTEIN: protein FAM156A/FAM156B (The sequence of the model RefSeq protein was modified relative to this genomic sequence to represent the inferred CDS: inserted 1 base in 1 codon; deleted 1 base in 1 codon) codes for MDPLQKWNPALIPECSQVTATETSQEGTAASRPSSSKQLRMGLSSLNPSPGTDPAAPLPEGQLQQRYREEKTLLERRWGRPAFPGRKKTFLGHLRRRHRDHMAPYPIEREARISPRGDRDQNRFRCECRYCQSHGVSVSGIPGERNGAPHPSSWDTLVQGLSGLTLILGTNRPGPLPEWAPQQQEREENXQRERQQESKRMFQRLPKQWLEEN; via the exons ATGGATCCACTCCAGAAATGGAACCCGGCGTTGATTCCTGAATGTTCCCAGGTGACCGCCACGGAGACTTCCCAGGAAGGCACAGCAGCCTCTCGGCCTTCCTCCTCCAAGCAGCTA CGGATGGGCCTCAGTAGCTTGAACCCCAGTCCTGGCACCGACCCCGCTGCGCCTCTACCAGAGGGGCAGCTCCAACAGCGGTACAGAGAGGAGAAGACCCTGCTAGAGCGGCGGTGGGGAAGGCCGGCCTTCCCGGGGAGGAAGAAAACGTTCCTGGGGCACCTGAGGCGGAGACACCGTGATCACATGGCGCCTTATCCGATAGAAAGGGAAGCCAGGATCTCTCCCCGAGGTGACAGAGATCAGAATCGATTCCGATGTGAATGTCGATACTGCCAGAGCCACGGGGTGAGTGTATCCGGGATCCCTGGGGAGAGGAATGGGGCCCCACATCCTTCCTCCTGGGACACGCTAGTGCAGGGCCTCAGCGGCTTGACCCTCATCCTGGGTACCAACCGGCCCGGCCCTCTGCCAGAGTGGGCACCCCAacagcaggagagagaggaga gcCAACGAGAGAGGCAGCAGGAAAGCAAGAGAATGTTTCAGAGGCTGCCGAAACAGTGGTTGGAAGAAAACTGA